From the genome of Polyangiaceae bacterium, one region includes:
- a CDS encoding glycosyltransferase family 39 protein, translated as MSGVKLDWKDDLVAACLAASVMAVLVATTSNLGYSRDEGFYFYSADTYGRWFDLLFSNPRAALDRKAIDGAWRVNSEHPGLIKSLFALSHLILQKKLHLFSMEGTSYRFPGIALAGAAVALVYRFGAEARGRLAGVFAALALILMPRFFYHAHLACFDVPIVTMFLLTVYTYWKSLRHGGWAWPIATGLSFGLALDTKHNSWFLPILCIVHSAVVVLRAKYSGREWKPLLDRALATLGCMAVLGPLVMYTFWPWIWHDTLPRLRAYANFHLHHEYYNMEFFGKTYWKPPMPRLYAPFMTAATVPMVTLSLLVVGLVVCARRETQRIRQIWARYSKSPAQGESDFAALAVPRNSPASRAQTTGTTTSAAKSDISPGSAHPGVDVRRTDDDAGVFLLWLCGAGISYGAWVFPSTPIFGGTKHWMTAYPFLALFAGVGFSYLATVLRMELRRMKQAPLRRAARGPIAASAFFAVAIAAPAAETWSSHPWGLSSYTPLVGGAKGAATLGLNRTFWGYTTGSVVDYLNREVPKNGTVYVHDTSWPAWEMLLKDGRLRKDIRGTGSVHDAMFALYHHEHHMQGQEYQAWVAYGTVQPAHVAGLHGVPVIWIYRRK; from the coding sequence ATGAGTGGCGTGAAGCTCGATTGGAAGGATGATCTCGTCGCCGCGTGTCTTGCTGCGAGTGTCATGGCCGTTTTGGTGGCGACGACGTCGAACCTTGGTTATTCGCGCGACGAAGGATTTTATTTTTATTCGGCCGATACGTATGGAAGGTGGTTCGATCTTTTGTTCTCGAATCCTCGCGCTGCGCTCGATCGGAAGGCGATTGACGGTGCGTGGCGAGTCAATAGCGAACATCCTGGGCTCATCAAGTCGCTCTTCGCGTTGTCACATTTGATATTGCAAAAAAAGCTGCATTTGTTTTCGATGGAGGGGACGAGTTATCGATTTCCCGGCATTGCGCTTGCAGGTGCAGCCGTGGCGCTCGTGTACCGGTTCGGCGCGGAGGCGCGCGGGCGGCTTGCGGGCGTGTTTGCAGCGCTGGCGCTCATTCTGATGCCGCGATTTTTCTATCACGCGCACCTTGCGTGTTTCGACGTGCCGATCGTCACGATGTTTTTGTTGACGGTGTACACGTATTGGAAAAGCCTGCGGCATGGCGGCTGGGCGTGGCCCATTGCAACGGGTCTTTCGTTCGGTTTGGCGCTGGATACGAAGCACAATTCGTGGTTCTTGCCGATTCTGTGCATCGTGCATTCCGCCGTGGTGGTGCTCCGAGCGAAGTATTCGGGGCGTGAATGGAAACCGCTTTTGGATCGAGCACTTGCGACGCTGGGGTGCATGGCGGTGCTCGGGCCGCTCGTGATGTACACGTTTTGGCCATGGATTTGGCACGACACGTTGCCGCGGCTGCGGGCATATGCGAATTTTCACTTACATCATGAATATTACAACATGGAATTTTTCGGGAAGACGTATTGGAAACCGCCGATGCCGAGGCTGTATGCGCCGTTCATGACCGCTGCGACGGTGCCAATGGTGACGCTTTCATTGCTCGTCGTGGGCTTGGTCGTTTGTGCTCGAAGGGAAACGCAGCGGATCAGGCAGATTTGGGCTCGCTATTCAAAATCGCCCGCCCAGGGAGAGTCCGATTTCGCGGCGCTCGCGGTCCCCCGGAACTCGCCCGCTTCGCGGGCTCAAACAACAGGAACCACCACGAGCGCCGCGAAATCGGACATCTCCCCGGGCTCCGCGCATCCCGGTGTGGATGTTCGGCGAACGGACGACGATGCCGGCGTGTTTTTGTTGTGGCTTTGCGGCGCGGGGATTTCTTATGGCGCGTGGGTATTTCCATCGACGCCGATTTTTGGCGGGACGAAGCATTGGATGACGGCGTATCCGTTCCTTGCGCTGTTTGCGGGCGTTGGATTTTCGTATTTGGCGACTGTTTTGCGAATGGAACTGCGTCGCATGAAGCAAGCTCCGCTTCGCCGGGCAGCTCGAGGGCCGATTGCAGCGTCTGCATTTTTTGCAGTGGCGATTGCAGCGCCGGCGGCGGAAACGTGGAGCTCGCATCCGTGGGGGTTGTCGAGCTACACGCCGCTCGTGGGCGGGGCAAAAGGCGCGGCGACGCTGGGCCTCAATCGAACGTTTTGGGGCTACACGACGGGCTCGGTGGTGGATTATTTGAATCGTGAAGTGCCGAAAAATGGCACGGTGTACGTGCATGATACGTCGTGGCCTGCGTGGGAAATGCTTTTGAAAGATGGGCGGCTACGCAAAGACATTCGCGGCACCGGATCGGTGCACGATGCGATGTTTGCGCTGTACCATCACGAGCACCACATGCAGGGGCAGGAATATCAAGCGTGGGTCGCGTACGGGACGGTGCAGCCCGCGCATGTGGCCGGGCTGCACGGAGTGCCGGTGATTTGGATTTATCGGAGGAAGTGA
- a CDS encoding DUF4351 domain-containing protein, with protein sequence MNTQEIMDRFQREAELRGERRGELRGELRGELRGRRNTILHLLRRKFGELPPNIAARIQAANADMLEKLEDKLLFASSLDEVFAP encoded by the coding sequence ATGAACACGCAGGAAATCATGGACAGATTCCAGCGAGAAGCCGAGCTGCGTGGCGAGCGACGCGGGGAACTTCGCGGCGAACTGCGCGGGGAACTGCGCGGACGACGAAATACGATACTTCATCTCCTTCGTCGCAAGTTCGGCGAGCTCCCACCCAACATCGCGGCTCGAATTCAGGCCGCAAACGCCGACATGCTCGAGAAGCTCGAAGACAAGCTGCTCTTTGCCAGCTCGCTCGATGAAGTGTTCGCCCCCTGA
- a CDS encoding PEGA domain-containing protein, with the protein MNNRNAASRGIWPLLLALGLTVGTFATATLGCGGASQAEVTDPSTAPIATTTSEGFGQAEVSDDSSYLEILADPPTDVLLDGKSIGRTPIKKVQVTPGSHDVTFDDDVGGPRTMTITVNPGDYQTVKSDRPLSLKRQE; encoded by the coding sequence ATGAACAACCGAAACGCAGCATCCCGCGGCATCTGGCCGCTTCTCCTCGCCTTGGGGCTGACCGTCGGCACGTTCGCAACCGCGACTTTGGGATGTGGTGGAGCTTCCCAAGCCGAGGTAACGGACCCAAGCACGGCGCCCATTGCCACGACGACATCAGAAGGGTTCGGACAAGCCGAAGTGTCCGATGATTCGAGCTACTTGGAGATCCTCGCGGATCCGCCCACGGACGTGCTCCTCGACGGCAAGTCCATCGGCCGAACGCCAATTAAGAAAGTGCAGGTCACACCGGGCTCGCACGACGTGACGTTCGACGACGACGTCGGTGGCCCGCGCACGATGACCATCACAGTCAATCCGGGCGATTACCAAACGGTGAAGAGCGATCGGCCGCTGTCGCTGAAGAGGCAAGAGTAG
- a CDS encoding tetratricopeptide repeat protein, with product MNEKERRDSAAGKVIHVVFGPGGGRVAEPPRPPTPVNDAQPALSLEPPPVPREPATDVYTGAEVCRLLGITAQRLRSLVKVGIASPSGRRKGRRAYTFGDLITLRAARDLLAKKVRLKDVARAVENIRSTLPKVTRPLAELRIVSDGIGSVVVKSAAGTFEPLTGQLVIDFEVKALRDDVVRVLRPMVGRDRAKTAYEHYVRGTQLDENPATLNDAEELYRRAIELDPWLAIAYTNLGNICFRRGNVDEAELLYRRALDIDRKQPEAQYNLGYVMLEHGHSYEAVAFFRGAIESDPRFADAYFNLAMAYEQAGDRAKALPCWRKYLEIEPTGTWAEIARKHL from the coding sequence ATGAACGAAAAAGAACGTCGCGATTCTGCCGCCGGCAAAGTCATTCACGTCGTCTTCGGGCCGGGTGGAGGTCGAGTTGCCGAGCCCCCGCGCCCTCCGACGCCCGTCAACGATGCGCAGCCCGCCTTGTCGCTCGAACCGCCGCCAGTACCGCGCGAACCCGCGACCGACGTGTACACGGGCGCCGAAGTTTGTCGCTTGCTCGGCATCACCGCCCAGCGTTTGCGATCGCTCGTGAAGGTGGGCATCGCGTCTCCGAGTGGCCGTCGTAAAGGCCGTCGCGCGTACACGTTCGGCGACCTCATCACGCTCCGTGCAGCGCGTGATCTGCTCGCAAAGAAGGTGCGATTGAAGGACGTCGCCCGAGCCGTCGAGAACATCCGCTCGACGTTGCCCAAGGTCACGCGTCCACTCGCCGAATTGCGGATCGTTTCGGACGGCATAGGCAGCGTCGTCGTCAAGAGCGCTGCGGGAACGTTCGAGCCGCTCACGGGCCAACTGGTCATCGACTTCGAAGTGAAGGCGCTACGCGACGACGTCGTGCGCGTGCTTCGCCCGATGGTCGGCCGCGATCGCGCCAAGACTGCGTACGAGCACTACGTGCGCGGCACGCAGCTCGATGAAAACCCTGCGACGCTGAACGACGCCGAGGAGCTGTATCGCCGCGCGATCGAGCTCGATCCGTGGCTCGCCATCGCGTACACGAACCTTGGCAACATCTGCTTTCGTCGGGGCAACGTGGACGAAGCCGAGCTGCTCTATCGCCGAGCGCTCGACATCGATCGCAAGCAGCCCGAAGCTCAGTACAACCTTGGCTACGTGATGCTCGAGCACGGACATTCGTACGAGGCTGTCGCATTTTTCCGCGGCGCCATCGAAAGCGATCCGCGCTTTGCCGATGCCTACTTCAACTTGGCGATGGCGTACGAGCAGGCCGGCGATCGCGCGAAAGCGCTGCCGTGTTGGCGCAAGTATCTCGAGATCGAGCCGACGGGTACGTGGGCCGAGATCGCGCGCAAACACTTGTGA
- the moeB gene encoding molybdopterin-synthase adenylyltransferase MoeB, whose product MATTYTDLLAELRRTIPTVSLEEIKRRIESKEPMVLVDVREKEENRAGYIPGAISVPRGFLEMQIEAKVPDKDAHVVLYCAGGTRSLLASKTLQDLGYTHVENVNPGFVRWKDMAYPIEMPPSLTDAQRDRYSRHLLLPEVGEVGQAKLLNAKVLLLGAGGLGSPAALYLAAAGVGTIGLVDADVVDASNLQRQILHATSRVGMPKVESGEKMIRDLNPDVKVIKFEERVLSENVERIFAGFDVIVDGCDNFPTRYLVNDASVWMKKPVVHGSIFRFDGQVTTFHPAAGGPCYRCLYPEPPPPHLAPSCQEAGVLGVLPGLVGTLQATEAIKLILGQGNPLIGRLLTYDSLRMKFGELKLRRDKQCPVCGESPTITSYIDYEGFCNIG is encoded by the coding sequence ATGGCGACGACATACACCGATCTTTTGGCTGAGCTACGCAGGACGATTCCGACGGTGTCCCTCGAGGAGATCAAGCGACGCATCGAATCGAAGGAGCCGATGGTGCTCGTCGATGTGCGCGAGAAGGAAGAAAACCGGGCCGGCTACATTCCTGGAGCCATCAGCGTTCCGCGTGGTTTCCTCGAGATGCAGATCGAGGCCAAGGTGCCCGACAAAGACGCTCACGTCGTCTTGTACTGCGCGGGCGGAACGCGATCGCTGCTCGCGTCCAAGACGCTACAGGATCTTGGCTATACGCATGTCGAGAATGTCAATCCAGGGTTTGTCCGCTGGAAGGACATGGCGTACCCGATCGAGATGCCGCCGTCGCTGACGGATGCGCAGCGTGATCGTTATTCGCGTCATCTCTTGTTGCCCGAAGTTGGTGAGGTTGGTCAGGCCAAACTGCTGAACGCCAAGGTGTTGCTGCTGGGTGCGGGTGGTTTGGGCAGTCCTGCGGCGTTGTATTTGGCGGCTGCGGGAGTTGGCACGATTGGCCTCGTGGATGCGGACGTCGTGGATGCATCGAACTTGCAAAGGCAGATCCTGCACGCGACGTCGCGCGTGGGGATGCCCAAGGTCGAGAGCGGCGAGAAGATGATTCGCGACCTCAATCCCGACGTGAAGGTCATCAAGTTCGAAGAGCGTGTGCTGAGCGAGAACGTCGAGCGCATCTTTGCGGGGTTCGACGTGATCGTGGACGGTTGCGACAACTTCCCCACGCGGTACTTGGTGAACGACGCATCCGTGTGGATGAAGAAGCCCGTCGTGCACGGATCGATCTTCCGATTCGATGGCCAGGTGACGACGTTCCACCCGGCCGCTGGGGGACCTTGTTATCGATGCTTGTACCCGGAGCCGCCTCCGCCACATCTTGCGCCGAGCTGCCAAGAAGCGGGTGTTTTGGGCGTCCTACCGGGCCTCGTCGGAACGCTTCAGGCGACCGAAGCGATCAAGTTGATCCTCGGTCAGGGCAATCCGTTGATCGGTCGGTTGCTCACGTACGATTCGCTTCGGATGAAGTTTGGCGAATTGAAACTACGTCGGGACAAGCAGTGCCCCGTTTGTGGCGAATCGCCGACCATCACGAGCTACATCGACTACGAGGGTTTTTGTAACATCGGGTAG